The following proteins are co-located in the Hevea brasiliensis isolate MT/VB/25A 57/8 chromosome 11, ASM3005281v1, whole genome shotgun sequence genome:
- the LOC110655191 gene encoding uncharacterized protein LOC110655191, giving the protein MEKDFNGPYYLDNFHIFKAQTSSESNASNALSFAKTLVSLHTVGLLISHFPSALCPFSTMATAYEYDDATAAAANYDDQAGPQRQDLGYDPNFVPDSVKSFVVHLYRHIREKNVYEIHQMYETSFQTLSERLFKETPWPSVDAVAHYVDNDHVFCLLYREMWFRHLYARLSPTLKQRIDSWDNYCSLFQVVLHGVVNMQLPNQWLWDMVDEFVYQFQSFCQYRAKMKTKTEQEIALLRQHDQAWNVYGVLNFLQALVEKSMIIQILEQEKEGLEQFTYTDGYDYNGGSNVLKVLGYFSMVGLLRVHCLLGDYHTGLKCLLPIDISQQGVYTSVIGSHITTIYHYGFANLMLRRYVDAIREFNKILLYIYKTKQYHQKSPQYEQILKKNEQMYALLAICLSLCPQVKLVEETVNSQLREKYGEKMIRMQRYDDEAFAIYDELFSYACPKFITPSAPSFEEPLVNYNQDAYRLQLKLFLYEVKQQQLLSGVRTFLKVYSTISLAKLANYMEVDEPTLRTILMTYKHKTHAVDSEGKIISNADVDFYIDDDMIHVIESKPLKRYGDYFLRQIVKLEGVINDMDRIKLD; this is encoded by the exons ATGGAAAAAGATTTTAATGGGCCTTATTATCTCGACAACTTCCATATATTCAAAGCCCAAACCTCATCAGAATCCAATGCCAGTAATGCTCTGTCCttcgccaaaaccctagtttctctTCACACTGTTGGCTTGCTGATCTCACACTTCCCATCTGCCCTTTGCCCATTTTCTACCATGGCAACTGCCTACGAGTATGACGACGCCACCGCCGCCGCCGCAAATTACGATGACCAGGCCGGTCCTCAACGGCAAGACCTAGGCTACGACCCCAATTTCGTCCCAGATTCGGTGAAATCCTTTGTGGTGCATCTTTACCGCCATATTAGAGAGAAGAATGTGTATGAGATCCACCAGATGTATGAGACCTCCTTCCAGACCTTATCCGAGCGCCTCTTCAAGGAAACTCCTTGGCCTTCTGTTGACGCTGTCGCTCACTACGTCGACAATGATCACGTTTTCTGCCTCCTCTACCGTGAGATGTGGTTCCGCCACTTATACGCTCGTCTCTCGCCTACTCTTAAGCAGAGGATCGATAGCTGGGATAACTATTGTAGCCTTTTTCAG GTAGTGTTGCACGGCGTTGTCAATATGCAGTTGCCGAACCAGTGGCTGTGGGATATGGTGGATGAGTTTGTGTACCAGTTCCAGAGCTTTTGTCAGTATAGGGCTAAGATGAAGACCAAGACTGAGCAAGAGATTGCGCTTTTGAGACAACATGATCAG GCTTGGAATGTCTACGGAGTGCTCAACTTCTTGCAAGCACTCGTGGAGAAGTCaatgatcattcagattttggagcaGGAAAAGGAAGGCCTTGAACAGTTTACTTACACTGATGGTTATGATTATAATGGTGGGAGTAATGTCTTGAAGGTGCTAGGGTATTTCAGCATGGTTGGTTTGCTGCGAGTGCATTGCCTTTTGGGTGACTATCATACTGGCCTGAAGTGCTTACTTCCCATTGACATTAGTCAACAAGGTGTTTACACCAGTGTTATTGGCAGCCACATAACTACGATATATCATTATGGTTTTGCCAATCTTATGTTGCGGAG GTATGTGGATGCTATTCGTGAGTTCAATAAAATTCTATTGTATATATACAAGACCAAGCAGTACCATCAGAAATCTCCACAATATGAGCAGATACTAAAGAAGAATGAACAGATGTATGCCTTGCTGGCAATTTGTCTTTCGCTTTGCCCCCAAGTAAAGCTTGTTGAGGAAACTGTGAATTCTCAATTGCGGGAGAAGTATGGTGAAAAGATGATTAGAATGCAAAGATATGATGATGAAGCATTTGCTATATATGATGAACTCTTCTCATATGCATGCCCTAAGTTCATTACACCCTCAGCTCCAAGTTTTGAGGAGCCTCTTGTAAATTACAACCAG GATGCATACAGATTGCAGTTGAAACTATTTCTTTATGAAGTGAAGCAGCAACAGTTGTTATCAGGTGTTCGGACCTTTTTGAAGGTGTATTCAACCATATCCCTTGCAAAGCTTGCTAATTACATGGAAGTGGATGAACCCACTCTAAG GACTATCTTGATGACATATAAACACAAGACTCATGCTGTTGATTCTGAGGGAAAGATCATTTCTAATGCTGATGTGGATTTCTACATTGATGAT GACATGATTCACGTAATTGAATCAAAACCATTGAAGCGGTATGGTGATTACTTTTTGCGGCAAATTGTCAAG CTTGAAGGGGTGATAAATGATATGGATCGGATAAAGCTCGATTGA
- the LOC110655192 gene encoding transcription factor MYB3R-1: protein MESDKSISAPSDGHSEGVQRIRPLHGRTSGPARRSTKGQWTAEEDEILCKAVQRFKGKNWKKIAECFKDRTDVQCLHRWQKVLNPELVKGPWSKEEDEIIIEMVNKYGPKKWSTIAHHLPGRIGKQCRERWHNHLNPSINKEAWTQQEELALIRAHQIYGNRWAELTKFLPGRTDNAIKNHWNSSVKKKLDSYLASGLLEQFQGLPFVAHKNQPMPSSSSWVQSSGDDTGPKCGTETEEISECSQESIVAGCSQTASGLGNAVLHTREEFQLAEEAGLGKEHSSSPVSCSEQYFMSVADVTFSIPEIPCEVGCPSNFLQQNFSQNPITSASSDYQFDLQEFRNISSLELGQESSGLSTHCIAANESHELVNVSFQTSMGNITASSAKPDHILISDDECCRFLFSDAMNGGIFSSGNFTKGPNSVECIDTLNCQSSNYQISETDKTSQSFSPSKSGVFTTSCSQPFPSGPSLLSADDSNPVCRREPNQLIDHSFAAHEQEFIRSAHDDFIYTNGTGSSPYGDGTDSTDLPEQNYLKEPSKLVSVDTFTSGSDTMQSCPVDEMPNVQTEQQDAGALCYEPPRFPSLDVPFLSCDLIQSGSDMQQEYSPLGIRQLMMSSMNCITPFRLWESPSRDDSPDAVLKSAARTFSGTPSILKKRNRDLLSPLSDRRVDKKLEIDMTSSLTKEFSRLDVMFDESETHTASRLSPSNQKRNHGSTYEDKENLDPAFEGREEKGRDCPAFVDKKISEKDCDSSNSQDNKEQGTSDADAKNKVHTNASTLNVEQPSGVLVEDSMNDLLLFSPDQVGFQGDKAFAPSSRTPKNLYRRILGTLSEKCIASESSSGNSCIVVRSPTICKKNNENLLLASTSARSENTIDNIENDAGAENLSIFGETPFKRSIESPSAWKSPWFINSFLPGPRVDTDISIEDIGYFLSPGERSYDAIALMKQLSEQTASAYADALEVLGNETHETILEKRHSNMNLENNDAPNNQLENRSRLASNVSTECRTLDFSECEAPGKGTERGISSTAMTFSSPSSYLLKGCR, encoded by the exons ATGGAAAGTGACAAGTCAATTTCTGCTCCCTCAGATGGGCACAGTGAGGGCGTTCAGAGAATTCGGCCTCTGCATGG ACGGACTAGTGGCCCAGCAAGGCGTTCCACAAAGGGGCAATGGACAGCTGAAGAG GATGAGATTTTGTGCAAGGCTGTTCAGCGTTTCAAAGGAAAGAACTGGAAAAAGATTG CTGAGTGTTTCAAGGACCGGACAGATGTACAATGCCTTCATAGGTGGCAGAAGGTCTTAAATCCAGAGCTTGTTAAAGGTCCATGGTCAAAGGAG GAGGATGAAATAATAATTGAAATGGTGAACAAATATGGGCCAAAGAAGTGGTCCACAATTGCACATCATTTACCTGGACGAATTGGAAAACAGTGCAGAGAAAG GTGGCATAATCATCTTAATCCTTCAATAAACAAAGAGGCATGGACCCAGCAGGAGGAGTTGGCCTTGATTCGTGCTCATCAGATTTATGGGAACAGATGGGCAGAGCTTACAAAGTTCTTGCCTGGAAG GACAGACAATGCTATAAAAAATCACTGGAACAGTTCTGTGAAAAAGAAATTGGACTCTTACTTGGCATCTGGTTTATTAGAGCAGTTCCAAGGCCTCCCTTTTGTTGCACACAAAAATCAGCCTatgccttcatcttcttcatgggTGCAAAGCAGTGGAGATGATACTGGTCCAAAATGTGGAACAGAAACAGAGGAAATATCAGAATGCAGTCAAGAGTCAATTGTTGCTGGCTGCTCTCAGACTGCAAGTGGCTTAGGTAATGCAGTTTTACATACAAGGGAAGAATTCCAGCTTGCTGAAGAGGCTGGTTTAGGTAAGGAGCACAGCTCTAGTCCAGTATCTTGTTCAGAACAATACTTCATGTCAGTGGCAGATGTTACTTTTTCCATCCCAGAAATACCTTGTGAAGTGGGTTGCCCTTCCAATTTTCTCCAGCAAAACTTCTCACAGAACCCTATAACTTCTGCAAGCAGTGATTACCAATTTGATTTACAGGAGTTTCGTAACATTTCTTCTCTAGAACTAGGACAGGAGTCATCAGGGTTATCAACTCATTGTATAGCTGCAAATGAAAGCCATGAACTGGTGAATGTTTCATTTCAAACTTCCATGGGAAATATCACTGCAAGTTCTGCTAAACCAGACCACATCTTAATATCAGATGATGAATGTTGCCGGTTCTTATTTTCTGACGCAATGAATGGTGGTATTTTCTCCTCTGGAAATTTTACAAAGGGCCCGAACTCAGTTGAATGTATAGATACCTTAAATTGTCAATCATCAAACTACCAGATATCTGAAACTGATAAAACTTCACAATCATTTAGTCCTTCAAAATCTGGTGTCTTTACCACTTCATGCAGTCAACCATTTCCATCTGGTCCTTCACTACTCTCAGCTGATGATAGTAATCCAGTATGTAGAAGGGAACCAAATCAGTTAATTGATCACTCATTTGCAGCCCATGAACAAGAGTTCATCAGAAGTGCACATGATGACTTTATATATACCAATGGCACTGGTAGCTCTCCATATGGTGATGGTACAGATAGCACAGACCTGCCAGAGCAAAATTATCTGAAGGAACCTTCAAAATTAGTGTCTGTTGATACTTTTACTTCAGGTTCTGATACCATGCAGTCATGTCCTGTGGATGAAATGCCAAATGTTCAAACAGAACAGCAGGATGCGGGAGCTTTATGTTATGAACCTCCTCGCTTCCCAAGCTTGGATGTTCCTTTTCTGAGCTGTGATCTTATACAATCTGGTAGTGATATGCAGCAAGAGTATAGCCCTCTAGGTATCCGCCAACTAATGATGTCATCCATGAACTGCATCACTCCATTTAGGTTATGGGAGTCACCATCTCGAGATGATAGTCCTGATGCCGTGCTGAAGAGTGCCGCTAGGACTTTTTCCGGTACACCATCCATTTTGAAGAAACGAAATCGTGATTTGTTATCACCTTTGTCTGATAGAAGAGTTGACAAAAAACTTGAGATTGACATGACATCTAGTTTGACCAAGGAGTTTTCAAGGTTGGATGTTATGTTTGATGAGAGTGAGACACACACAGCATCTCGGCTATCTCCATCTAATCAGAAAAGGAACCATGGATCTACCTATGAAGATAAAGAAAATTTGGATCCTGCTTTTGAAGGTAGAGAGGAAAAGGGGAGAGATTGCCCTGCATTTGTGGATAAGAAAATTTCCGAGAAAGATTGTGATAGCAGTAATTCCCAGGACAACAAGGAGCAGGGAACTTCTGATGCTGATGCTAAGAATAAGGTTCATACCAATGCTAGTACCCTAAAT GTGGAACAGCCTTCTGGAGTTCTTGTTGAAGACAGCATGAATGATCTGCTATTATTTTCTCCTGATCAAGTTGGTTTTCAAGGAGACAAAGCATTTGCTCCAAGTTCTCGAACTCCAAAGAATTTATACCGTAGAATATTGGGAACTTTATCAGAAAAATGTATTGCTTCGGAATCTTCATCTGGAAATTCATGTATAGTTGTTAGATCCCCAACCATTTGCAAGAAGAATAATGAAAATCTTTTACTTGCATCCACATCAGCACGTTCAGAGAATACAATTGATAATATTGAGAATGATGCTGGTGCTGAAAATCTTAGCAT ATTTGGTGAAACTCCTTTTAAAAGGAGTATTGAATCTCCTTCAGCATGGAAGTCTCCTTGGTTCATTAATTCTTTTCTGCCTGGCCCAAGAGTTGACACAGACATATCTATTGAG GATATTGGGTATTTTTTGAGCCCTGGTGAGAGAAGCTATGATGCCATTGCATTGATGAAGCAGTTAAGCGAGCAAACTGCCTCTGCTTATGCTGATGCTTTGGAAGTTTTGGGAAATGAAACTCATGAAACAATATTAGAAAAAAGGCACTCCAATATGAACCTTGAGAACAATGATGCACCAAATAATCAGCTTGAGAATCGTTCCCGATTGGCTTCAAACGTTTCG ACAGAATGCCGCACCCTTGACTTCAGTGAATGTGAGGCACCCGGGAAGGGAACAGAAAGGGGGATATCTTCAACTGCCATGACCTTCTCAAGTCCCTCTTCCTATCTGTTGAAGGGTTGCAGGTAG